In Vibrio marisflavi CECT 7928, the following are encoded in one genomic region:
- a CDS encoding pilus assembly protein PilP, giving the protein MQFEKFLQIFCACILAALSGCKANTDSLKSFVSQLESSLLVTPKSVLADGQVTSQSHQASNSIIYIESPITPLFLSQMQSSSDSAQKVDCSPLPKKYHQAVVISPYSSDELRYRGYFELNSHKSALVETPSGKLLQVSVGDTVGLNNGKVTEIMPAEISVEESVQNSRGCYIRQTVKLVRE; this is encoded by the coding sequence ATGCAGTTTGAAAAATTTCTACAGATATTCTGCGCTTGTATCCTAGCGGCTCTGTCTGGATGCAAAGCGAATACAGACTCTCTAAAGAGCTTTGTATCTCAGCTAGAAAGTTCGCTCTTGGTGACACCTAAATCAGTGTTAGCTGATGGGCAAGTAACGTCACAATCTCATCAGGCATCAAACTCAATCATCTATATTGAGTCTCCCATTACGCCTTTATTTCTTTCTCAAATGCAAAGCTCCTCAGATTCAGCGCAAAAAGTTGACTGCAGCCCTTTGCCGAAAAAATACCATCAGGCTGTTGTCATTTCTCCGTATTCAAGTGATGAGCTTCGCTATCGAGGTTATTTTGAGCTCAATTCTCATAAAAGCGCCTTGGTGGAGACACCATCAGGCAAGCTGCTGCAAGTATCAGTAGGCGATACTGTGGGGCTAAACAACGGCAAAGTAACTGAAATCATGCCAGCAGAAATTAGCGTAGAAGAATCAGTACAAAACTCGCGGGGCTGCTATATCCGCCAAACCGTTAAGTTAGTTCGTGAATAA
- the aroK gene encoding shikimate kinase AroK, with the protein MAEKRNIFLVGPMGAGKSTIGRHLASQLHMEFVDSDTVIEERTGADIAWVFDVEGEEGFRKREEAVINDLTEQQGIVLATGGGSIKSRDNRNRLSARGVVVYLETTIDKQLARTNRDKKRPLLQTDNPREVLEDLASERNGLYEEVADYTVRTDDQSAKVVANQIVKMLEER; encoded by the coding sequence ATGGCTGAGAAACGCAATATTTTCCTAGTTGGCCCAATGGGGGCTGGCAAAAGCACAATTGGTAGACACCTTGCTTCACAATTGCATATGGAGTTCGTAGACTCTGATACTGTAATTGAAGAGCGTACCGGCGCAGATATTGCGTGGGTTTTCGATGTAGAAGGTGAAGAAGGCTTCCGCAAACGCGAGGAAGCTGTCATTAATGACCTAACAGAACAACAAGGTATTGTTCTAGCAACAGGCGGTGGCTCAATTAAAAGCCGAGATAACCGCAATCGCTTGTCTGCGAGAGGTGTCGTTGTATATTTAGAAACGACTATCGACAAGCAGCTAGCTCGTACTAACCGCGACAAAAAGCGTCCATTGCTACAAACTGACAATCCACGAGAGGTTCTCGAGGATCTAGCTAGTGAACGTAACGGTTTGTATGAAGAAGTGGCAGATTATACTGTTCGCACTGACGATCAAAGTGCGAAAGTGGTAGCCAACCAAATAGTAAAAATGTTAGAAGAACGCTAA
- the aroB gene encoding 3-dehydroquinate synthase gives MDRITVDLGERSYPISIGAGLFSDPAYLSPYLSSKQKVVVISNETVAPLYADKVMSQLEQLGCVATLLELPDGEQYKSLDTFNTVMTYLLEGSYSRDVALIALGGGVIGDLVGFAAACYQRGVDFIQMPTTLLSQVDSSVGGKTAVNHPMGKNMIGAFYQPKSVVIDIECLSTLPEKEFAAGIAEVIKYGIIYDAEFFDWLEENLDKLYVLDEQALTYAIAKCCQIKAEVVALDEKESGIRALLNLGHTFGHAIEAELGYGQWLHGEAVAAGTAMAAKTAEYQGLITQQQVERIISILKKAKLPVQTPESMSFEDFMRHMMRDKKVLAGELRLVLPTSIGTAEVVKNVPNTVIEQAINYCRTI, from the coding sequence ATGGATCGGATTACGGTCGACTTAGGTGAGCGAAGCTACCCAATTTCTATCGGTGCCGGATTGTTCAGTGATCCGGCCTATCTTTCCCCTTACTTATCCAGCAAACAAAAAGTAGTTGTTATCAGCAATGAGACAGTAGCTCCTTTGTATGCTGATAAAGTGATGTCCCAATTAGAGCAACTAGGCTGTGTCGCGACTTTGTTAGAGCTACCTGATGGTGAGCAATACAAGTCTTTAGATACGTTCAATACCGTCATGACCTATTTACTCGAAGGAAGCTACAGCCGTGACGTTGCTCTAATCGCTTTAGGAGGCGGTGTCATTGGTGATCTAGTGGGTTTTGCTGCTGCGTGTTATCAACGTGGTGTTGACTTCATCCAAATGCCAACAACTTTGCTCTCTCAAGTAGATTCATCGGTAGGAGGAAAAACGGCGGTCAATCACCCTATGGGTAAGAATATGATTGGTGCATTCTATCAACCCAAATCAGTTGTGATTGATATCGAATGCTTGTCGACGCTTCCAGAGAAAGAATTTGCCGCCGGAATAGCAGAAGTGATTAAGTACGGCATTATTTATGATGCTGAGTTCTTCGATTGGTTAGAAGAAAACCTTGATAAGCTTTATGTCCTCGATGAGCAGGCTCTGACTTACGCTATTGCAAAGTGTTGCCAAATCAAAGCAGAAGTTGTAGCTCTCGATGAAAAAGAGTCCGGTATTCGTGCTTTGCTTAATCTTGGTCATACATTCGGTCATGCTATTGAAGCTGAGCTTGGATATGGTCAATGGCTTCATGGTGAAGCGGTGGCTGCTGGAACGGCTATGGCAGCAAAAACTGCTGAATACCAAGGACTAATCACTCAGCAGCAAGTTGAACGGATTATATCTATACTGAAAAAAGCTAAGCTACCGGTTCAAACGCCAGAAAGTATGTCGTTTGAAGACTTTATGCGTCATATGATGCGTGATAAAAAGGTTTTAGCAGGTGAACTTAGATTAGTTTTACCAACCAGTATTGGCACAGCAGAAGTTGTGAAGAATGTACCGAATACGGTGATTGAGCAAGCAATAAATTATTGTCGAACAATCTGA
- a CDS encoding PilN domain-containing protein, which produces MRSINLLPWRERIAKTNRQQLLVSGLVGVAVALVSLFFASSNLQRQLQIQQSRNSYLTSQIQRFEHSSKNLSIFKNQLKYLNEKNTAYSEFEKQRNLPVLLMNLLSNIASRELYFEKIIASNVQIEISGASVSHNGVASLLDRMKAIPIIREWKVRSVSKSLSVKIKETYSFHISVYLTQGE; this is translated from the coding sequence TTGCGTAGTATCAACTTACTGCCATGGCGAGAGCGCATTGCCAAAACCAATAGACAGCAGCTTCTAGTAAGCGGTTTGGTTGGTGTTGCTGTCGCGCTAGTCTCGTTATTTTTTGCTAGCAGTAACTTGCAGCGGCAATTGCAGATACAACAATCTCGCAATAGCTATCTAACTAGCCAAATCCAACGATTTGAGCACTCCTCAAAAAATCTCTCCATTTTCAAGAATCAACTCAAATACCTGAATGAAAAAAACACCGCCTACTCTGAGTTTGAAAAACAACGAAATCTACCTGTCCTATTGATGAACTTACTCAGCAATATCGCGAGTAGAGAGCTTTATTTTGAGAAGATTATTGCTAGTAATGTGCAAATAGAGATCTCAGGGGCAAGTGTTAGTCACAATGGTGTTGCTAGTCTATTGGATCGCATGAAAGCCATCCCAATAATTCGCGAATGGAAAGTGCGCTCAGTGAGTAAATCTTTGTCGGTGAAAATTAAAGAAACATATAGCTTTCACATTTCTGTCTATTTAACGCAAGGAGAGTAA
- a CDS encoding type 4a pilus biogenesis protein PilO — translation MNSWLNAQVAEQWLQPLWVKVCLLAIGVFICVFTLGYWFYIAGQLNELQSYIVQEQVLKAALTRKVNQAAKASQLEEKLADLNLHHIALSKAHDAKGNTIQMMTDIEACASKTDVHISRFQWGKNVVEQSISQTPISLEVKSNWNNAGYFLQCLAHLPQLFIVNRMVWHGDQSESQLVNLQVMAQLVTQS, via the coding sequence GTGAACTCTTGGCTTAATGCTCAGGTTGCAGAGCAATGGTTACAACCACTGTGGGTCAAGGTATGTCTGTTGGCAATAGGTGTCTTTATCTGCGTTTTTACTCTTGGTTATTGGTTTTATATCGCAGGCCAATTGAATGAACTGCAAAGCTATATTGTTCAAGAGCAGGTGTTGAAAGCAGCGCTTACACGCAAAGTAAATCAAGCGGCTAAAGCTTCTCAGCTAGAAGAAAAGCTTGCAGACCTCAATTTACACCATATCGCGCTATCCAAAGCTCATGACGCAAAAGGCAATACGATTCAAATGATGACGGATATTGAAGCTTGCGCCTCGAAAACAGACGTACATATTAGCCGTTTTCAATGGGGTAAGAACGTAGTTGAGCAGAGCATTTCCCAAACCCCGATTTCGTTAGAAGTTAAGAGTAATTGGAACAATGCTGGTTATTTCCTGCAGTGTTTAGCTCATTTGCCGCAGTTGTTTATTGTTAATCGTATGGTTTGGCATGGCGACCAGTCTGAAAGCCAACTAGTTAACCTACAAGTGATGGCTCAACTAGTCACTCAGTCATAG
- a CDS encoding penicillin-binding protein 1A has translation MKFIKRLFIFFLVCTVLGVGTIFGLYMYVKPSLPDVATLKDVRLQTPMQVFSQDGKLIAEYGEKRRIPVSFSEIPQNLINALIATEDSRFYEHPGFDPIGIVRAAFVVAISGHAKQGASTITQQLARNFFLTDKKSIMRKIKEIFIAVHIEHLLTKNEILQLYINKIFLGYRSYGFGAAAQVYFGKPLQDLDLSQIAVLAGLPKAPSTLNPIYSVTRARDRRDTVLQRMLEENYITQQQFNQAKAEPVVASYHPAEIQLHAPYVAEMARAWAVAHYGDEAYTSGLNIYTTVTAKLQKAANNAAIDNLLNYDERHGYRGPQRVLWQPDQTPFTQDQIQAELKNTPTYGKLSPAVVTAVNDKSATVWVKNHGQQTIIWDGMNWARKFVTDDRQGPAPTSADDILAVGQEVWVRKVDTPKVDQDNFPAKMWALSQVPNANTAFVAMNPENGAILALVGGFNYVHSKFNRATQSIRQVGSSIKPFIYSDALNSGMTLATLINDAPINKWDKSQGTAWRPQNSPPIYLGPTRLRIGLAQSINVMAIRVLRAVGLENVRHYLTRFGFKLNHLPDSETIALGAGSLTPVRLAQGYSVFANGGYFVKPFFISKIVGPYGDVLYQANPSVVCQSKDCEADVPDATKPQTAATGQTGDTAQPADAENNDTDNQLNTVAAQPSAADIDKIIPPTALVNKDEISQTTPVPPTPHYAERVISQQNAFLVRQMLYSNIWGGGNWTKGTGWNGTGWRAQVLHRRDIGGKTGTTNDSKDTWYNGFGPGIVATAWVGFDNHGRDLGRTTRNPNLGKAQISGAESGAKTAEPAWIDFMRVALKDHPEHELVLPPHIIRVRIDRATGLLTNKTDYTSMFEYFVQGTQPTEYVSDSSSDNTSATEQIF, from the coding sequence GTGAAGTTCATAAAGCGATTGTTTATTTTTTTCTTAGTTTGCACGGTTCTAGGAGTCGGTACTATTTTTGGTCTTTACATGTACGTAAAGCCTTCCCTTCCTGATGTCGCCACTCTTAAAGATGTAAGATTGCAAACACCAATGCAGGTGTTTAGCCAAGACGGCAAACTCATTGCTGAATATGGCGAGAAAAGACGTATTCCAGTTTCATTCAGCGAAATCCCACAAAACCTTATCAATGCACTTATTGCCACTGAAGACAGCCGTTTTTATGAACACCCTGGGTTCGACCCAATTGGTATTGTTCGTGCCGCATTCGTCGTTGCTATCTCAGGGCACGCAAAACAAGGGGCAAGTACAATTACTCAACAGTTAGCAAGAAACTTCTTCCTCACAGATAAGAAAAGTATCATGAGGAAAATTAAAGAAATTTTCATTGCTGTTCACATTGAACACTTGCTAACCAAAAATGAAATTCTCCAGCTTTATATCAACAAGATATTCTTAGGCTATCGGTCGTATGGTTTTGGAGCAGCTGCACAAGTCTACTTTGGTAAGCCATTGCAAGACTTAGACCTTAGCCAAATTGCGGTACTAGCAGGCCTACCTAAAGCGCCATCAACACTAAACCCAATCTACTCAGTAACCCGTGCAAGAGACCGACGCGATACTGTTCTTCAACGCATGCTTGAAGAGAACTACATTACTCAGCAGCAGTTCAATCAAGCGAAAGCTGAGCCCGTGGTTGCTAGCTACCACCCTGCAGAGATCCAACTACACGCACCTTATGTGGCAGAAATGGCACGTGCATGGGCAGTGGCACATTACGGTGATGAAGCGTATACATCAGGCTTAAACATCTACACCACAGTAACCGCTAAGCTACAAAAAGCAGCCAACAACGCGGCTATCGACAATCTGCTTAACTACGATGAAAGACATGGCTATCGTGGTCCTCAGCGAGTTTTATGGCAACCAGATCAAACTCCATTTACTCAAGATCAAATTCAAGCTGAGCTTAAAAACACTCCAACTTATGGAAAGCTCAGCCCAGCAGTTGTTACCGCTGTAAACGACAAAAGTGCAACGGTTTGGGTTAAAAATCACGGACAACAAACCATCATTTGGGATGGTATGAATTGGGCGAGAAAGTTCGTCACTGATGATCGCCAAGGTCCGGCCCCAACTAGCGCAGATGACATCCTCGCCGTTGGTCAAGAAGTCTGGGTGCGCAAAGTTGACACACCTAAAGTTGACCAAGATAACTTCCCAGCCAAAATGTGGGCATTAAGCCAAGTACCAAATGCTAACACTGCGTTTGTAGCAATGAATCCTGAAAACGGAGCCATTTTGGCACTAGTCGGTGGATTCAACTACGTTCACAGTAAATTCAACCGCGCAACACAATCTATCCGACAAGTCGGCTCAAGTATTAAGCCATTTATCTACTCGGATGCACTCAATAGCGGAATGACACTGGCAACATTGATTAACGATGCGCCAATTAACAAATGGGATAAGAGTCAGGGAACTGCGTGGCGTCCACAGAACTCACCACCAATCTATCTCGGTCCAACTCGTCTGCGTATTGGCTTAGCACAATCGATCAACGTTATGGCCATTCGAGTGCTTCGAGCAGTTGGCTTAGAGAATGTTCGTCACTATCTAACTCGATTTGGCTTTAAGCTCAATCACCTTCCGGATTCAGAAACCATCGCACTTGGTGCAGGTAGTTTGACACCGGTAAGGCTTGCGCAAGGTTACTCCGTGTTTGCTAACGGTGGTTACTTCGTTAAGCCATTCTTCATCAGTAAGATTGTTGGTCCTTATGGCGATGTCTTGTACCAAGCGAACCCAAGTGTGGTTTGCCAGTCTAAAGATTGTGAGGCCGACGTGCCGGATGCAACTAAGCCGCAGACAGCAGCAACTGGTCAAACTGGTGACACAGCTCAGCCTGCTGATGCTGAAAACAATGACACTGACAACCAGCTAAATACAGTCGCTGCACAACCTAGTGCCGCAGATATCGATAAAATCATCCCACCGACAGCTTTAGTCAATAAGGATGAAATATCGCAGACTACACCTGTTCCACCAACGCCACACTATGCTGAGCGCGTGATCTCGCAGCAAAATGCTTTCTTGGTAAGACAAATGCTTTACAGCAACATTTGGGGTGGAGGAAACTGGACGAAAGGTACTGGTTGGAACGGCACAGGCTGGCGAGCTCAAGTGCTGCACAGAAGAGATATTGGCGGGAAAACCGGCACAACCAACGACTCAAAAGATACTTGGTACAACGGATTTGGGCCAGGCATTGTTGCTACAGCATGGGTTGGTTTTGATAATCATGGCCGCGACTTAGGACGTACAACTCGTAACCCTAACCTTGGCAAAGCTCAGATATCTGGCGCTGAATCAGGAGCAAAAACAGCAGAGCCTGCATGGATAGATTTCATGAGAGTCGCACTGAAAGATCACCCAGAGCACGAACTTGTTCTGCCACCACATATTATCCGCGTACGGATTGATCGAGCGACAGGTTTGCTTACCAACAAAACTGACTACACGTCTATGTTTGAATACTTTGTTCAAGGCACGCAACCTACTGAGTATGTCAGCGATAGCTCCTCTGACAACACCTCAGCGACAGAACAAATATTCTAA
- the pilM gene encoding pilus assembly protein PilM, producing MGNSLITGLDFSPKSVKAVVLKQTSQALRLICCKEIPIEMYVFSDNFTQDYQEIVKKLKELRKSLPSNSRKVSITIDDALVISKKIQIDSVLEGSERLHALTTAMSQQLACYPNELSIDFFASDGDSSNHLSNGYQCNHTCYQVYATKKSYAIHITQALEKAGFKPILMDSKARCLAFVWQHICQINSLENWLLVYSIGVRLILCISPRETEPYIHTLHAINPSEVTFDNAFATKQFIDEVKRFKLNCAAESIKGICFSGENKPTGDELERLSSILKLPCKTISLLSIIQHLCTASHFVEASEELSFLMAAGASMSGLQWLVESKIA from the coding sequence ATGGGTAACTCATTGATCACTGGTTTGGACTTTAGCCCAAAAAGTGTAAAAGCCGTTGTTTTAAAGCAGACGAGTCAAGCTTTAAGGCTTATCTGTTGCAAAGAAATACCGATAGAAATGTACGTATTCTCTGATAACTTCACGCAAGATTATCAGGAAATTGTAAAGAAACTCAAAGAACTAAGAAAGAGCTTGCCCTCAAATAGTCGTAAAGTATCTATTACTATTGATGATGCATTAGTAATAAGCAAGAAAATACAGATAGATAGTGTTCTAGAAGGTTCAGAAAGACTACATGCATTAACTACAGCAATGTCACAGCAGCTTGCATGTTACCCAAATGAGTTAAGTATCGATTTTTTCGCTTCAGATGGCGATAGCTCAAATCACTTGAGTAATGGCTATCAGTGCAATCACACTTGTTATCAGGTTTACGCAACTAAGAAGTCCTATGCCATTCACATTACGCAGGCTTTGGAAAAAGCGGGGTTTAAGCCAATCTTGATGGACAGCAAAGCCAGGTGTCTTGCTTTTGTTTGGCAACACATATGCCAAATAAACTCTCTAGAAAACTGGCTTCTTGTTTATAGTATTGGAGTTCGGCTAATTCTGTGTATCTCGCCAAGAGAAACTGAACCATACATTCATACCTTGCATGCTATCAATCCGTCAGAGGTTACCTTCGATAATGCCTTCGCCACCAAACAGTTTATAGATGAAGTTAAAAGGTTCAAACTCAACTGCGCTGCTGAGTCTATAAAAGGAATATGCTTTTCCGGCGAAAACAAACCAACGGGCGACGAGCTTGAACGGCTTAGTTCTATATTAAAATTGCCCTGCAAAACCATTTCCCTATTGAGCATAATTCAGCATTTGTGTACGGCATCTCATTTCGTAGAAGCGAGCGAAGAATTGTCTTTTTTGATGGCAGCTGGAGCCTCAATGAGTGGCTTGCAATGGTTGGTAGAGAGCAAAATTGCGTAG
- a CDS encoding type IV pilus secretin PilQ has product MFSKIAKKRRLLMVLGFVFLIFPCSPFAAEQTALSSNKAISQSGHGEHSQDLLNLDFQDIPVRNVLQLLATYSGFNIVVSDQVSGSLSLRLQNVDWQKALDIILQMKNLTKRVEGNVILVTTAEEQKTQESSTFKPVLQTRIFQVNHIDIAQAEHLITGEAGVGLLSLHGSVTISARTNSLIVSDLPDRIHTINEFLSIIDVERKQVEIEARIVSIKEGNLDELGVKWSYTSASQINSSDSLDMSSSGVDHLFNVDLPATSTGAATLAFQVAKFGSGALLDLELTALQRESKAEVISSPRLITTDSTPAYIEQGTEIPYSESSSSGATSVSFKKAVLSLTVTPKIMPNHRVLLDIDVTQDHPGEVVQTGTGEAVAVDTQKIGTQVLVNDGATVVLGGIHQNSSIEIAEKVPLLGDLPLLGVLFRRSYEQKTKSELIIFVTPKVMSVQR; this is encoded by the coding sequence GTGTTTAGCAAGATTGCAAAAAAGCGACGATTGTTGATGGTGTTAGGTTTTGTGTTTCTAATCTTCCCTTGTTCGCCTTTCGCTGCCGAGCAAACTGCATTGTCCTCCAATAAAGCTATTTCGCAAAGTGGACATGGAGAGCACTCACAAGACCTACTCAACTTGGATTTTCAAGACATCCCAGTGCGGAATGTGCTGCAATTGCTAGCGACGTACAGCGGCTTTAACATCGTCGTTTCCGATCAGGTTTCTGGTAGCCTTTCTCTTCGCCTACAAAATGTTGATTGGCAGAAAGCACTCGATATTATTTTGCAGATGAAAAACCTGACAAAAAGAGTCGAAGGCAACGTCATTTTAGTTACTACAGCGGAAGAGCAAAAGACTCAAGAAAGTTCAACTTTCAAGCCTGTATTGCAAACCCGAATATTTCAGGTCAACCATATAGACATTGCTCAAGCAGAGCATTTGATCACTGGGGAGGCTGGGGTAGGGCTTCTATCACTACATGGTTCAGTTACGATCTCAGCTAGAACGAATAGCCTTATTGTGAGCGATCTGCCAGATAGGATTCATACTATTAATGAGTTTCTCTCTATTATTGACGTGGAAAGGAAGCAAGTTGAGATTGAAGCGAGAATCGTATCAATTAAAGAGGGCAATTTGGATGAATTGGGCGTTAAGTGGAGCTATACTTCCGCAAGCCAGATAAACAGCTCAGATTCACTCGATATGAGTTCATCTGGTGTTGATCATTTGTTTAATGTTGATTTGCCAGCCACAAGTACAGGGGCTGCAACGTTGGCATTTCAGGTGGCGAAATTTGGTAGTGGTGCATTGCTGGATTTAGAGCTTACTGCTTTGCAAAGGGAATCTAAAGCGGAAGTGATTTCTAGTCCGCGGCTGATTACTACCGATTCAACTCCTGCTTATATTGAACAGGGGACGGAGATTCCTTATTCGGAGTCTTCGTCGAGTGGCGCAACATCTGTATCGTTTAAGAAAGCGGTGTTGAGTTTGACAGTGACACCTAAGATAATGCCGAACCATCGAGTATTGCTCGATATTGATGTGACGCAAGATCATCCCGGCGAAGTCGTTCAAACAGGTACGGGCGAGGCGGTCGCTGTCGATACGCAAAAAATTGGAACTCAAGTACTGGTAAATGATGGCGCAACTGTGGTACTTGGGGGCATTCATCAAAATAGTAGTATCGAAATTGCAGAGAAGGTTCCTTTGTTGGGAGATCTGCCGCTACTAGGCGTTTTGTTCCGTCGTAGCTACGAACAGAAAACGAAAAGTGAGTTAATTATCTTCGTTACGCCAAAAGTAATGAGCGTACAAAGATGA
- the oxyR gene encoding DNA-binding transcriptional regulator OxyR gives MNIRDFEYLVALAEHKHFRKAAEACFVSQPTLSGQIKKLEDELGSPLLERSSRRVLFTDSGLQLIEQAKTILREVKVFKEMAKEQTGEMSGPMNIGFIPTVGPYLLPKIVPAIKEQFGELELFLHEAQTHQLVQQLEDGKLDCLVLASVEETAPFKEIEVYEEPMSIAVPCDHEWASLAELDMLELNGKTVLALGDGHCLRDQALGFCFAAGAKDDERFKATSLETLRNMVAAGAGITLLPELSLPKEKQKDGVCYIKAVNPIPTRSIVLAYRPGSPLRNRFEQLAEFIQSLL, from the coding sequence ATGAATATTCGTGATTTTGAGTATTTGGTTGCGCTCGCAGAGCATAAACATTTTCGCAAAGCTGCGGAGGCTTGTTTTGTTAGTCAGCCTACGCTGAGCGGCCAAATTAAAAAGTTAGAAGATGAGCTTGGTTCTCCACTTTTAGAGAGAAGCAGCCGCCGTGTCCTCTTTACTGATTCAGGTTTGCAGCTTATCGAACAAGCCAAAACAATTCTGAGAGAAGTGAAAGTTTTCAAAGAAATGGCTAAAGAGCAAACTGGTGAAATGAGTGGTCCAATGAATATTGGCTTTATCCCCACTGTTGGACCGTATCTGTTACCAAAAATTGTGCCTGCGATTAAAGAGCAGTTTGGAGAGCTAGAACTGTTTCTCCATGAGGCTCAGACACATCAGTTGGTTCAGCAGCTAGAAGATGGCAAGCTTGACTGCTTAGTTTTGGCCTCTGTGGAAGAGACAGCACCGTTCAAAGAAATTGAGGTTTATGAGGAGCCGATGAGTATCGCGGTTCCTTGCGACCACGAATGGGCAAGTCTAGCAGAGTTGGATATGTTAGAGCTCAACGGTAAAACAGTATTGGCTCTAGGTGATGGTCATTGCTTGAGAGATCAAGCGTTAGGTTTTTGTTTTGCTGCTGGCGCAAAGGATGATGAGCGTTTTAAAGCGACCAGTTTAGAGACGCTGAGAAATATGGTAGCAGCTGGCGCAGGAATTACTCTGCTTCCTGAGTTGTCGTTACCAAAAGAGAAGCAAAAGGATGGAGTCTGCTATATCAAAGCCGTCAACCCAATACCGACGCGAAGCATTGTATTAGCCTACCGCCCCGGTTCGCCTTTAAGAAACCGTTTTGAACAGCTAGCGGAATTTATTCAATCACTGCTTTAA
- a CDS encoding glutathione peroxidase, with amino-acid sequence MSVNKEGQTVPQVTFPTRQGDAWVNVTTDEIFKDKTVIVFSLPGAFTPTCSSSHLPRYNELHPVFQQYGVDEVVCVSVNDTFVMNAWKSDQEAENITFIPDGNGEFTAGMNMLVDKQDIGFGKRSWRYSMLVKNGVVEKMFVEPSEPGDPFKVSDADTMLSYIAPEHKTQESITVFTKPGCPFCAKAKQALIDQGLQYEEVVLGKDATTVSLRAVTGRTTVPQVFIGGKHIGGSEELDAYLAQ; translated from the coding sequence ATGTCAGTAAACAAAGAAGGCCAAACAGTACCACAAGTTACTTTTCCAACTCGCCAAGGCGATGCTTGGGTAAACGTCACTACAGATGAAATTTTCAAAGACAAAACCGTCATTGTATTTAGCTTACCAGGCGCATTTACACCAACGTGTTCATCAAGCCATTTGCCTAGATACAACGAACTTCATCCTGTGTTCCAACAATATGGCGTAGACGAAGTCGTATGTGTTTCTGTCAATGACACCTTTGTTATGAACGCTTGGAAAAGTGACCAAGAAGCGGAAAACATCACCTTTATCCCTGACGGCAATGGTGAGTTTACTGCGGGAATGAACATGTTGGTAGATAAGCAAGACATTGGCTTTGGTAAACGCTCTTGGCGCTACAGCATGCTGGTTAAAAATGGCGTGGTTGAAAAGATGTTCGTAGAGCCAAGTGAGCCAGGCGACCCGTTCAAAGTATCTGATGCAGACACAATGCTTAGCTACATTGCACCGGAGCACAAAACCCAAGAATCTATCACTGTATTCACAAAACCAGGCTGCCCTTTCTGTGCAAAAGCCAAACAAGCACTGATCGACCAAGGCCTACAATATGAAGAAGTCGTTTTAGGCAAAGATGCAACAACTGTGAGCCTGCGCGCTGTGACTGGCCGCACTACTGTTCCTCAAGTATTTATCGGCGGGAAACACATCGGTGGTAGCGAAGAATTAGACGCCTACCTAGCTCAATAA